A single region of the Changchengzhania lutea genome encodes:
- a CDS encoding TIGR04283 family arsenosugar biosynthesis glycosyltransferase: protein MSNISIIIPMLNEAKNITHVLQHLIGHVSTNLVPEIIIVDGGSTDGSQNTINRFLQSDTHPQILLLNSEKGRAKQMNLGAQHAKGKILYFLHADSFPPKHFDELIINEIENGNKAGCFRMQFNNTHWWLQLAGWLTQFKWRACRGGDQSQFITKTLFKDLGGFDEDYIIYEDNDLISKLYAIDEFTVIQKKLTTSARLYQKHGVWKLQFHFWNIYVQKWFGASATDLHQYYKKHIAS, encoded by the coding sequence ATGAGTAACATCTCGATTATTATACCTATGCTTAATGAAGCTAAAAACATTACCCATGTGCTTCAGCATCTTATAGGTCATGTGTCAACTAACTTGGTTCCAGAAATCATTATTGTAGACGGCGGTAGTACAGACGGCTCTCAGAACACAATTAATAGATTTCTCCAAAGTGACACTCATCCACAAATACTACTTTTAAATTCAGAAAAGGGACGTGCTAAACAAATGAATTTAGGGGCACAACATGCCAAAGGAAAGATTTTGTACTTTTTACACGCTGACTCTTTTCCGCCTAAACATTTTGATGAACTCATTATTAATGAAATTGAAAACGGCAACAAAGCGGGGTGCTTCCGAATGCAATTTAATAACACCCATTGGTGGCTGCAATTGGCCGGTTGGCTCACGCAATTTAAATGGCGTGCCTGCCGTGGCGGAGATCAAAGTCAATTTATTACCAAAACGTTATTTAAAGATCTTGGCGGTTTTGATGAAGATTATATTATATACGAAGACAACGATTTAATAAGTAAACTTTACGCTATTGACGAGTTTACAGTGATTCAAAAAAAACTCACAACCTCTGCGCGTTTATATCAAAAACATGGTGTTTGGAAATTACAATTTCATTTTTGGAATATTTATGTCCAAAAATGGTTTGGAGCCTCGGCGACCGATTTACATCAGTACTACAAAAAACACATCGCTTCTTAA
- a CDS encoding NAD(P)/FAD-dependent oxidoreductase has product MEEHIVIIGNGISGVTAARHIRKLSDKKITIISAETDYFFSRTALMYVYMGHMKFEHTQPYENWFWEKNRIHLKKGFVKTVDTQSKTLHFQKGDTLQYDKLIIATGSKPNKFGWPGQDLKGVMGMYHKQDLDLLETYAPNNTVCKRAVIVGGGLIGIELAEMLHSRDIPVTFLVRESSFWDIVLPREESTMINREILKNGIDLRLSTNLKEIISDENGQVKSIIIEETGEEIACDVVGLTAGVSPNIDFIKDSEIETGRGVKVNRFLETNIPDVYAIGDCAEQHKGIDQRRPIEAVWYTGRMMGETLAQTICGNRIPYKPGHWFNSAKFFDIEYQTYGWVWAEPKSHETRFYWEHTDGNKGIHLSYNNTTGEFIGINTFGIRMRHDFFDAVLTEKRSINYVLEHLADANFDPEFYKLYEKNIVAKFNLENNTNVQLKKKSWKRIFSA; this is encoded by the coding sequence ATGGAAGAACACATCGTTATTATTGGAAACGGTATCTCTGGAGTAACCGCTGCCAGACATATTAGAAAACTTTCCGATAAAAAAATCACCATTATTTCAGCTGAAACCGATTATTTTTTCTCACGTACAGCGTTAATGTATGTCTATATGGGGCACATGAAGTTTGAACATACGCAACCTTACGAAAATTGGTTTTGGGAGAAAAATAGAATACACTTAAAAAAAGGCTTTGTAAAAACTGTTGACACCCAGAGTAAAACATTACACTTTCAAAAAGGTGACACGCTTCAATATGACAAACTCATTATTGCCACAGGCAGCAAACCCAATAAGTTTGGATGGCCCGGTCAAGATTTAAAAGGCGTGATGGGCATGTACCACAAACAAGATTTGGACCTTCTTGAAACCTACGCCCCCAATAACACGGTTTGTAAACGAGCAGTAATTGTCGGTGGTGGCTTAATTGGTATTGAACTTGCCGAAATGCTACACTCGCGTGATATCCCGGTGACATTTCTGGTTAGGGAAAGTAGTTTTTGGGACATTGTTTTACCAAGAGAGGAGAGTACAATGATTAACAGAGAAATCTTAAAAAATGGAATAGATTTACGTTTATCTACAAATCTTAAAGAAATCATTTCTGATGAAAACGGGCAAGTCAAATCCATTATAATTGAAGAAACAGGCGAGGAAATAGCCTGTGATGTTGTTGGCTTGACGGCTGGCGTATCACCAAATATAGATTTTATAAAAGACTCAGAAATAGAAACCGGTAGAGGTGTTAAAGTGAACCGTTTTCTCGAAACAAATATCCCTGATGTTTACGCTATTGGTGATTGTGCCGAACAACATAAAGGTATAGACCAACGCAGACCTATTGAGGCGGTATGGTATACAGGGCGCATGATGGGAGAAACGCTAGCACAGACCATTTGCGGAAACAGAATACCATATAAACCGGGACATTGGTTCAACTCCGCTAAGTTTTTCGACATTGAATATCAAACCTATGGTTGGGTTTGGGCAGAACCCAAAAGCCATGAAACTCGGTTTTATTGGGAACATACCGACGGGAACAAGGGCATACACCTAAGTTATAACAATACAACAGGGGAGTTTATAGGCATCAATACATTTGGTATTAGAATGCGGCATGACTTTTTTGATGCCGTTTTAACTGAAAAACGTTCGATTAATTATGTTTTAGAGCATTTGGCAGATGCTAATTTTGATCCTGAATTTTACAAACTTTACGAAAAAAACATCGTGGCAAAATTCAACTTAGAAAATAACACCAATGTGCAACTAAAAAAGAAAAGCTGGAAACGTATTTTCAGTGCTTAA
- a CDS encoding glycoside hydrolase family 113 translates to MKNIKLLIVLFGLTIQSCSTQTEKINGVSFVASSEAIDETHTKPVVNINANYAAIMPFGFIKDLDHPEIIHNTDRQWFGETRAGAKQYINELRKKKIKIMLKPQIWVWRGEFTGYIEMKNEAHWKTLENSYSKFILEYAELAQDMNVTVFCIGTELEKFIDNRPTYWNRLIVEIKTIYKGKLTYAANWDEFKRTPFWNQLDFIGVDAYFPVSNSKTPTLTECLEGWGQHKNTIQTISKKHNKPILFTEFGYRSVDYSGKTPWISDRSMDQVNLEAQTNTTQALFETFWKEEWFAGGFIWKWFHNNDRVGGESNHMFTPQNKPVESVIMLHYSRK, encoded by the coding sequence ATGAAAAACATTAAACTCCTAATTGTTTTATTTGGCCTTACTATTCAATCTTGTAGCACTCAAACTGAAAAGATTAACGGCGTTAGTTTTGTAGCTTCTAGTGAAGCGATTGATGAGACCCATACAAAGCCCGTAGTTAATATAAATGCAAATTATGCAGCGATAATGCCTTTTGGGTTTATCAAGGATTTAGATCACCCTGAGATAATTCATAATACCGATAGACAATGGTTTGGCGAAACCAGAGCAGGGGCAAAGCAGTACATTAACGAACTTCGAAAGAAGAAGATTAAAATTATGCTGAAACCCCAAATTTGGGTTTGGAGAGGTGAGTTTACTGGTTATATCGAAATGAAAAATGAAGCCCATTGGAAAACTTTAGAAAACTCCTATTCAAAATTTATTTTGGAATATGCAGAACTCGCTCAAGACATGAACGTGACTGTTTTTTGCATAGGAACAGAGCTTGAAAAATTTATTGATAACAGACCAACGTACTGGAATAGATTGATTGTAGAAATAAAAACGATTTATAAAGGGAAACTAACCTATGCAGCCAATTGGGATGAGTTTAAACGCACACCTTTTTGGAATCAGTTAGATTTTATAGGTGTTGATGCCTATTTTCCCGTAAGCAATAGTAAAACGCCCACACTAACTGAATGCTTAGAAGGTTGGGGGCAACATAAAAATACTATTCAAACTATATCTAAAAAACATAACAAACCTATTTTGTTCACAGAGTTTGGTTATAGAAGTGTAGATTATTCTGGGAAAACCCCTTGGATAAGTGATAGAAGTATGGATCAAGTTAATCTCGAGGCACAAACCAATACAACACAAGCGCTGTTTGAAACCTTTTGGAAAGAAGAGTGGTTTGCAGGTGGTTTTATTTGGAAGTGGTTTCACAATAACGATCGTGTTGGAGGCGAAAGCAATCATATGTTTACCCCGCAAAATAAGCCAGTGGAGTCGGTTATAATGTTGCATTATTCTAGAAAATGA
- a CDS encoding pyruvate carboxylase, whose product MKIKTVLVANRGEIAIRIFRACTEINVKTIAIYTYEDRYSLHRYKADESYQIGEDNQPLKPYLDIDNIIQVALKNGVDAIHPGYGFLSENAAFAKACEDNGIIFIGPKVSVLKSLGDKITAKKVAVANGIPIIRSNEKPLKDIKTAISEAKKIGYPIILKAASGGGGRGMRVIRKEDELKGAFNESKREALNAFGDDTVFLEKFVENPKHIEIQIVADNHGHMVHLYERDCSVQRRYQKVIEFAPSYGLKQKTKQALYDYALKICKAVNYNNIGTVEFLVDADSIYFIEVNPRIQVEHTVTEVVTNIDLVKTQLFIAGGYKLADTQIKIPSQASIYVNGYALQCRITTEDPQNDFKPDYGTITAYRSASGFGIRLDAGSIYQGVTISPFFDSMLVKVTANSRTLDGASRKIQRALSEFRIRGVKTNMPFLSNILTHDTFRKGKVTVNFIKANPDLFIFKEPRNRATKLITYLGDVIVNGNADVKKIDPSKTFVKPTVPKFDVNAEYPKGTKDLLTKLGPEKFSQWLKNEKKVHFTDTTMRDAHQSLLATRMRTFDMLKVAEGYAKNHPDVFSMEVWGGATFDVCLRFLQENPWERLRLLRKAMPNLLLQMLIRGSNGVGYKAYSDNLIGEFVSQSWENGVDVFRIFDSLNWMKSIAPCIEHVRTRTQGLAEGSLCYTNDILNPKNTKYNLKYYVNLAKEIENAGAHILGVKDMTGLLKPYAAYELISALKSELNIPVHLHTHDTSSIQSATYLKAIEAGVDVVDVALGGVSGLTSQPNFNSIVEMLKFQDRASHMDIDSLNDYSNYWETVREYYYPFESGLKAGSGEVYKHEIPGGQYSNLRPQAQALGLGDRFYEITKMYGDVNTLFGDIIKVTPSSKVVGDMAQYLVSNNLTVQDVLEKGDTLSFPQSVVDMFKGDLGQPVGGFPKKLQSIILKDQKPYTDRPNAHLPDLDIEQEYATFKNIFENDLSRSIEYTDFLSYQLYPKVFTDAYNNHLKYDNLMNLPTKNFFYGMEIGEEIIVELDKGKTLLITLDSVGQANSNGMVTVYFKVNGQGRSVRIKDTSIKVEKIEHIKVDSTDPKQIGAPLQGMLSTILVKRGEQVVKNQPLFIIEAMKMETTITAHTEATIKKIALKSGVMVNSEDLVLVME is encoded by the coding sequence GTGAAAATCAAAACAGTACTTGTTGCCAACCGAGGAGAAATTGCGATTAGAATTTTTAGAGCCTGTACAGAAATTAATGTTAAAACGATAGCCATTTATACCTATGAGGATCGGTATTCCCTGCATCGTTATAAAGCCGATGAATCCTATCAAATTGGTGAAGATAACCAGCCCTTAAAACCCTATTTAGATATTGATAATATTATACAAGTGGCGCTCAAGAATGGGGTTGACGCTATTCATCCTGGCTATGGGTTTTTGTCTGAAAATGCTGCTTTTGCAAAGGCATGTGAAGACAACGGCATCATATTTATTGGACCAAAAGTATCCGTTTTGAAATCATTAGGCGACAAAATTACTGCGAAAAAAGTCGCTGTAGCTAATGGTATACCTATAATACGGAGTAACGAAAAACCTTTAAAAGATATCAAAACGGCCATAAGCGAAGCAAAAAAAATAGGGTATCCAATTATACTAAAAGCGGCTTCTGGTGGCGGTGGTCGGGGGATGCGCGTGATAAGAAAAGAAGATGAATTAAAGGGTGCTTTTAATGAAAGTAAACGAGAAGCCCTTAACGCTTTTGGAGATGACACCGTCTTTTTAGAGAAATTTGTAGAAAACCCAAAACATATTGAAATACAAATTGTTGCCGATAATCATGGCCATATGGTACATTTGTATGAACGAGATTGTTCCGTACAACGGCGCTATCAAAAAGTTATTGAATTTGCACCTTCCTACGGATTAAAACAGAAAACAAAACAAGCTTTATACGACTATGCGCTAAAAATATGCAAAGCCGTAAACTATAATAATATTGGTACGGTTGAATTTTTAGTAGATGCTGATTCCATCTACTTTATTGAAGTCAATCCACGAATCCAAGTAGAACATACCGTTACCGAAGTGGTGACCAATATAGATTTGGTTAAAACCCAATTATTTATTGCTGGCGGTTATAAACTTGCTGACACACAAATTAAAATACCAAGTCAAGCATCCATATACGTTAATGGATATGCGCTGCAGTGTCGGATTACAACTGAAGATCCCCAAAACGATTTCAAACCAGATTACGGAACCATTACAGCTTACAGAAGTGCCTCTGGGTTTGGCATTCGACTGGATGCAGGAAGCATCTATCAAGGGGTTACCATTTCACCGTTTTTCGATTCCATGTTAGTTAAAGTGACTGCAAACAGTAGGACACTTGATGGTGCCAGCAGAAAAATTCAACGTGCCTTATCAGAATTTAGGATTCGTGGCGTAAAAACAAATATGCCATTTCTTAGTAATATTCTAACACATGATACTTTTAGAAAAGGAAAGGTTACGGTAAACTTTATCAAAGCAAACCCCGATTTATTTATTTTTAAAGAGCCAAGAAACAGGGCAACCAAATTAATCACATATTTAGGGGATGTTATTGTAAATGGTAATGCCGACGTAAAAAAAATAGACCCTAGCAAAACGTTCGTAAAGCCAACAGTACCGAAATTTGATGTGAATGCGGAATATCCAAAAGGCACCAAGGATTTGCTCACCAAATTAGGTCCAGAAAAATTTTCACAATGGTTGAAAAATGAAAAGAAGGTTCATTTTACAGATACCACCATGCGAGATGCCCATCAAAGTCTGTTGGCAACGCGCATGCGAACATTTGATATGCTTAAAGTGGCCGAAGGGTATGCTAAAAATCATCCGGATGTATTCAGTATGGAAGTTTGGGGCGGCGCTACTTTTGATGTGTGCTTACGTTTTCTTCAAGAAAACCCTTGGGAAAGACTGCGTTTATTGCGTAAGGCCATGCCAAATTTGCTGCTACAAATGCTTATTAGAGGCTCCAACGGGGTTGGCTATAAAGCGTATTCAGACAATTTAATTGGTGAGTTTGTTTCCCAATCTTGGGAAAATGGCGTGGATGTTTTTAGAATATTTGATTCACTTAACTGGATGAAATCCATTGCGCCATGTATTGAGCACGTGCGAACCCGAACACAGGGTCTTGCGGAAGGTTCTCTATGTTACACCAACGATATCTTAAATCCGAAAAACACCAAATACAATTTAAAATATTACGTCAATCTTGCTAAGGAGATCGAAAATGCAGGCGCCCACATTTTAGGCGTAAAGGATATGACAGGATTATTAAAACCTTATGCCGCTTACGAGCTTATCTCCGCACTAAAAAGCGAACTCAATATCCCTGTTCATTTACATACCCACGACACCTCATCCATTCAATCTGCCACTTACTTAAAAGCGATTGAGGCCGGTGTAGATGTGGTGGATGTCGCCCTTGGCGGTGTCTCCGGGTTGACCTCGCAACCCAATTTCAATTCCATTGTAGAAATGTTGAAGTTTCAAGATAGAGCGAGCCATATGGATATAGATTCCTTAAACGACTACTCCAATTATTGGGAAACCGTTAGGGAATATTATTATCCATTTGAATCCGGTTTAAAAGCAGGTTCTGGGGAAGTCTACAAGCATGAAATTCCTGGTGGCCAATATTCTAATTTAAGACCACAAGCACAGGCCTTAGGTTTGGGGGATCGTTTTTATGAAATCACGAAGATGTATGGGGATGTCAATACCCTTTTTGGAGATATCATTAAGGTGACACCTAGCTCAAAAGTTGTGGGCGATATGGCGCAATATTTAGTGAGTAATAATTTAACCGTTCAGGATGTTCTTGAAAAAGGTGATACCCTATCTTTCCCGCAGTCGGTAGTAGATATGTTTAAAGGCGACTTGGGCCAACCTGTTGGGGGATTCCCTAAAAAATTACAAAGCATTATCTTAAAAGATCAAAAACCCTATACAGACCGGCCAAATGCGCATCTTCCGGATTTAGACATTGAGCAAGAATATGCGACATTCAAGAATATATTTGAAAATGATCTAAGCAGGAGCATTGAATACACTGATTTTCTCTCATACCAATTGTATCCTAAAGTGTTTACTGATGCCTATAATAATCATTTAAAATATGATAACCTCATGAACTTGCCGACCAAGAATTTTTTCTATGGTATGGAAATAGGAGAGGAAATTATTGTTGAATTAGACAAAGGAAAAACACTATTGATTACTCTGGATTCTGTTGGTCAAGCCAATAGCAATGGTATGGTGACCGTTTATTTTAAAGTAAACGGACAAGGGAGAAGTGTTAGAATTAAGGATACTTCCATTAAAGTTGAAAAGATTGAGCATATTAAAGTGGACAGCACAGATCCAAAACAAATTGGAGCGCCCTTACAAGGTATGTTATCTACCATTTTGGTAAAAAGAGGAGAGCAGGTGGTAAAGAATCAACCTTTATTTATTATTGAAGCGATGAAGATGGAAACCACTATAACAGCGCATACAGAGGCAACCATTAAGAAAATAGCATTAAAAAGTGGTGTTATGGTAAATTCGGAAGATTTGGTTTTGGTCATGGAATAG
- a CDS encoding 4Fe-4S binding protein, translated as MKNIQNIGLSLFLIGLSVFTALIFLGKYEVTSEVFESVISDKGIKSDLFINDMNQDVVGKPFTNPFTLSSEITTAIENANIKHRKNELWDKVIWDKPHSFSYQIVKASGTGLIKQNKWLFWWLTFGLGIIGALLYMTPKVITLGPPGIKNNGIWFDASTNRGWIGWFAFIFLVGFYLLLYFRPDYIVNWTYIVDPISKNLSGNLASQWFLYGFMYCTVMTVMAVRMYIKYRHNNYQILRTTSVLFFQIVFAFLIPEILVRFEKPWYDFKNAFPLDYDFFFSWNLDELITSGGLGLFILIWGIVLTLVIVPVMVYFFGKRWYCSWVCGCGGLAETLGDPYRQLSDKSLIAWKFERWIVHGVLVFVLVMTGFTLYTYFSGSPSVLGIKTQTVQDIYGFLIGAIFAGVIGTGFYPIFGNRVWCRFGCPLAAYLGLVQRFKSRFRITTNGGQCISCGNCSTYCEMGIDVRAYAQKGENIVRSSCVGCGICSAVCPRGVLKLENGPEKGRINPTDILLGNDVDLMDLVNQK; from the coding sequence ATGAAAAATATACAAAACATTGGTCTGAGCCTTTTTTTAATCGGACTGTCCGTTTTCACAGCGCTCATTTTCTTAGGCAAGTATGAGGTTACTTCTGAAGTGTTCGAATCTGTTATTAGTGATAAAGGCATAAAAAGTGACTTGTTCATCAATGACATGAATCAAGATGTCGTGGGGAAACCCTTCACCAATCCATTTACGCTTTCTTCAGAAATCACAACTGCCATAGAAAATGCGAATATAAAGCATCGAAAAAATGAGCTCTGGGATAAAGTCATTTGGGATAAGCCGCACAGCTTTTCTTATCAAATAGTAAAAGCTTCGGGCACCGGACTTATTAAACAGAATAAATGGCTTTTTTGGTGGCTAACTTTTGGTTTGGGTATTATTGGGGCACTCCTGTATATGACACCTAAAGTGATTACTTTAGGGCCGCCAGGCATTAAAAATAACGGCATTTGGTTTGATGCATCCACCAACAGAGGTTGGATAGGTTGGTTTGCCTTTATCTTTCTGGTCGGGTTTTATTTACTGCTGTATTTTAGACCAGATTATATTGTCAATTGGACCTATATAGTGGATCCCATTAGTAAAAATTTGAGCGGGAACTTAGCCAGCCAGTGGTTTTTGTACGGCTTTATGTATTGCACGGTAATGACGGTTATGGCCGTTAGAATGTATATTAAATACCGGCATAATAACTATCAAATACTACGTACTACATCTGTCTTGTTCTTTCAAATTGTTTTTGCCTTTTTAATTCCTGAAATTTTAGTGCGTTTTGAAAAACCTTGGTACGATTTTAAAAATGCCTTCCCATTAGATTATGATTTTTTCTTTAGTTGGAACCTAGACGAACTTATTACCAGTGGTGGCTTGGGATTATTCATTCTTATTTGGGGAATCGTGTTGACCTTAGTCATTGTGCCTGTGATGGTCTATTTCTTTGGAAAACGATGGTACTGCTCTTGGGTTTGTGGTTGTGGTGGACTCGCCGAAACTTTAGGGGATCCTTATCGGCAATTATCAGACAAATCGTTAATAGCATGGAAGTTTGAACGCTGGATTGTACATGGGGTTTTGGTTTTTGTATTAGTGATGACAGGTTTTACATTATACACTTACTTTTCAGGAAGCCCTTCGGTATTGGGCATTAAAACACAAACCGTTCAAGACATTTATGGTTTTTTAATAGGAGCCATTTTTGCAGGTGTTATTGGTACTGGCTTTTACCCTATTTTTGGTAATCGGGTATGGTGCCGTTTTGGCTGTCCGCTTGCTGCGTATTTAGGCCTGGTGCAACGCTTTAAATCCCGATTCAGAATAACCACTAACGGCGGCCAATGTATTTCATGTGGCAATTGCTCTACCTATTGCGAAATGGGCATCGATGTTAGGGCCTATGCCCAAAAAGGCGAAAACATTGTAAGATCCAGTTGCGTAGGCTGTGGTATTTGCAGTGCGGTTTGCCCGAGAGGTGTTTTAAAGTTAGAAAACGGACCTGAAAAAGGGCGTATCAATCCCACAGATATATTATTGGGAAATGATGTAGACTTAATGGATTTAGTGAATCAGAAATAG
- a CDS encoding BamA/TamA family outer membrane protein has protein sequence MKKAIFIFFISIWAHCFSQDHLVADLKIQGNKRLKASFVKSISTIESGGVLDSTIIAQDILRLKRLPSVSHAYYQVFPSEGNQFNVFYNIEENFTLIPSANVYTTNDDEFAYRLGLYEFNLLGRNMIFGGFYQKDIYSSYAINFRAPYLFSNKLGLALNHQDLTTQEPVFFDDETANYKYRNKSFEILGLYELNFKNRLELGVNYFTEDYSFKGENINNRPELNVHKWLVKGIYEYNNLDYYYQYISGFRSQFNFQYVTSTNDMLPDFFIGWNDFFYFNRLGKSGNLASRLRLGLSTNDETPFAPFSVDNNLNVRGVGNTIDRGTGVIVLNTEYRHTLYEKEWFVLQGNAFVDAGTWRNPGGDFGDFGKMENVKIYPGLGLRFIHKKIYNAIFRIDYGYGITKNSIKGLVFGIGQYF, from the coding sequence ATGAAAAAAGCCATCTTCATTTTTTTTATATCAATATGGGCTCATTGTTTTTCGCAAGATCACCTGGTTGCCGATTTAAAGATTCAAGGCAATAAAAGGCTCAAAGCGTCCTTTGTAAAAAGCATATCAACTATAGAATCGGGTGGTGTTTTAGATTCAACCATTATAGCACAAGATATTTTGCGGTTGAAACGATTGCCCTCTGTATCCCATGCGTATTATCAAGTGTTCCCTTCAGAAGGAAATCAATTTAACGTGTTTTATAATATTGAAGAGAATTTCACACTTATACCATCTGCCAATGTATATACCACCAATGATGATGAATTTGCATACAGATTGGGACTTTATGAGTTTAATTTATTAGGGAGGAATATGATTTTTGGAGGGTTTTACCAAAAAGATATATACAGTTCATATGCCATAAATTTTAGAGCGCCTTATTTGTTTTCCAATAAGTTGGGACTGGCATTAAACCATCAGGATTTAACCACTCAGGAACCCGTTTTTTTTGATGATGAAACAGCCAATTATAAATATAGAAATAAGTCGTTTGAGATTTTAGGGTTGTATGAACTCAATTTTAAGAACAGGCTGGAATTAGGAGTCAATTATTTCACTGAAGATTACAGTTTTAAAGGAGAAAACATTAATAACAGACCAGAATTGAATGTGCATAAATGGCTTGTCAAGGGCATTTATGAATATAATAATTTAGATTATTACTATCAGTATATCTCTGGATTTAGAAGTCAGTTTAACTTTCAATATGTTACGTCAACAAATGATATGCTCCCTGATTTTTTTATAGGCTGGAATGACTTTTTTTATTTTAACCGTTTGGGGAAAAGCGGGAATTTGGCAAGTCGATTAAGGCTAGGCCTATCCACTAATGATGAAACACCATTTGCTCCGTTTTCAGTAGATAATAATTTGAATGTTCGTGGCGTGGGTAATACCATTGATAGAGGGACAGGCGTTATCGTTCTAAATACCGAGTATCGCCATACACTTTATGAAAAAGAGTGGTTTGTTTTGCAAGGAAATGCTTTTGTAGATGCTGGTACATGGCGAAATCCAGGAGGCGATTTTGGGGATTTTGGAAAAATGGAAAACGTTAAAATATACCCTGGTCTTGGGCTTCGATTTATTCATAAAAAAATATACAATGCTATTTTTAGAATCGATTATGGTTACGGAATCACTAAAAATTCAATAAAAGGCTTAGTGTTTGGTATTGGGCAGTATTTTTAG
- a CDS encoding metallophosphoesterase family protein produces MRTLVIGDIHGGMKALVQLMDRLELRPNDKLIFLGDYVDGWSEASLVIRYLIRLSQTHDCVFIKGNHDVWCENWLKTGDIDPIWHIHGGKETIASYTFISAEEKETHLNFFEKMPLYHINADMRLFIHAGFTSMHGVTKEVFKPAFYFDRTLWEMALTMDKGITEDSTLYPNRLKHYKEIYIGHTPTINFDCYVPMNAANVWNVDTGAAFYGKLSGIDLDTKKVFQSDIVKDLYPNEKGRNKS; encoded by the coding sequence ATGAGAACATTGGTTATTGGAGATATTCATGGTGGTATGAAAGCGCTGGTTCAACTGATGGACAGATTGGAGTTGAGACCAAATGATAAGCTCATTTTTTTAGGGGACTATGTAGATGGCTGGAGCGAAGCATCATTAGTGATACGATATTTAATAAGGCTTTCGCAAACCCATGACTGTGTTTTTATTAAAGGAAATCATGATGTATGGTGTGAAAATTGGTTAAAAACTGGAGATATTGATCCAATTTGGCATATTCATGGTGGCAAAGAAACGATAGCGAGTTATACCTTTATATCTGCTGAAGAAAAAGAAACACATCTTAATTTTTTTGAGAAGATGCCATTATACCATATTAATGCAGACATGCGGTTATTTATTCATGCTGGTTTTACGTCTATGCACGGGGTCACCAAAGAAGTTTTTAAACCTGCCTTTTATTTTGACAGGACCCTTTGGGAAATGGCACTAACTATGGATAAAGGTATTACAGAAGATTCAACGCTGTACCCTAATCGTTTAAAGCATTACAAAGAAATTTACATTGGGCATACGCCAACGATAAATTTTGACTGTTACGTACCGATGAATGCTGCTAATGTCTGGAATGTGGATACCGGAGCAGCCTTTTATGGTAAATTGTCTGGGATTGATTTGGATACGAAAAAAGTTTTTCAAAGTGATATTGTGAAAGACCTTTATCCTAATGAAAAAGGGAGAAATAAATCGTGA